One genomic segment of Streptomyces niveus includes these proteins:
- a CDS encoding FecCD family ABC transporter permease, which produces MDVRSALVVLLLLLAVCAMSVVLIGRGDFPMAPGDVVATLLGNGTTAQEFIVQELRLPRVLVGLLVGAALGVGGAVFQSISRNPLGSPDVIGFGQGATVGALSAIVVFQAGSAAVAGGAVVGGLLTGTGIYLLAWKRGVHGYRLVLIGIGVAAMLTAVNHYLITKASLIDATRAVLWMTGSLDGRDWAQVWPLLAVCAVLIPPALVYGRPLRMLEMGDDAAYALGVRVERTRLVLMGAAVLLVSVATAAAGPITFVALSAPQLACRLTRSPGPNLGPAAAMGALLLLVADWTATSAFGDRQLPAGVVTGVLGGCYLLWLLVTERKAGRI; this is translated from the coding sequence ATGGACGTGCGGTCCGCCCTCGTCGTCCTGCTGCTCCTTCTCGCCGTGTGCGCGATGTCCGTCGTCCTCATCGGCCGGGGCGACTTCCCGATGGCGCCCGGCGACGTCGTCGCGACACTGCTCGGAAACGGCACGACGGCGCAGGAGTTCATCGTTCAGGAGCTACGGCTGCCGAGGGTCCTCGTGGGCCTGCTCGTCGGCGCGGCGCTCGGCGTCGGCGGCGCGGTCTTCCAGTCCATCTCCCGCAATCCGCTGGGCAGTCCGGACGTCATCGGCTTCGGCCAGGGCGCGACCGTCGGCGCGCTGAGCGCGATCGTCGTCTTCCAGGCCGGCTCGGCCGCCGTCGCGGGCGGCGCCGTCGTCGGCGGCCTGCTGACGGGTACGGGGATCTATCTGCTGGCCTGGAAGCGCGGCGTGCACGGCTACCGGCTGGTCCTCATCGGCATCGGCGTCGCCGCCATGCTCACGGCGGTCAACCACTACCTGATCACCAAGGCCAGCCTCATCGACGCGACGCGCGCCGTGCTGTGGATGACGGGATCGCTCGACGGCCGGGACTGGGCCCAGGTGTGGCCGCTGCTCGCCGTCTGCGCCGTACTGATCCCGCCGGCCCTCGTGTACGGGCGGCCGTTGCGCATGCTGGAGATGGGCGACGACGCGGCGTACGCGCTCGGTGTACGGGTCGAACGCACCCGGCTCGTGCTGATGGGCGCCGCCGTGCTGCTCGTCTCCGTCGCCACCGCTGCGGCCGGGCCGATCACCTTCGTCGCCCTCAGCGCGCCCCAACTGGCGTGCCGGCTAACCCGTTCGCCCGGCCCCAACCTCGGCCCGGCCGCGGCGATGGGAGCCCTGCTCCTGCTGGTCGCCGACTGGACCGCGACATCGGCGTTCGGCGACCGCCAACTGCCCGCCGGTGTGGTGACCGGAGTGCTCGGCGGCTGCTATCTGCTCTGGCTGCTGGTCACCGAACGAAAGGCGGGCCGCATATGA
- a CDS encoding NAD kinase, which yields MTTNTEQTPEAGAEHRTVFLLAHTGRPAAIRSAELVVLGLLRNGIGVRVLATEAADLPLPAAVETIPDATSGALNGCELLIVLGGDGTLLRGAAFARASGVPMLGVNLGRVGFLAEAERDDLDKVVDRVVTRAYEVEERMTIDVLVHSNGDVVHRDWALNEAAVQKVSPERMLEVVLEIDGRPVTGFGCDGIVCATPTGSTAYAFSAGGPVVWPEVEALLMVPISAHALFAKPLVTSPKSVLAVEVQPHTPHGVLWCDGRRTVELPAGARVEVRRGAVPVRLARLHQASFTDRLVAKFALPVAGWRGAPH from the coding sequence TTGACGACGAACACGGAACAGACCCCGGAGGCCGGCGCGGAGCACCGCACCGTCTTCCTGCTGGCCCACACCGGCAGACCCGCCGCGATCCGCAGCGCCGAACTGGTGGTGCTGGGGCTGCTGCGCAACGGTATCGGCGTACGGGTGCTGGCCACCGAGGCGGCCGATCTGCCGCTCCCGGCGGCCGTCGAGACCATCCCGGACGCCACGTCCGGCGCGCTGAACGGCTGCGAACTGCTGATCGTGCTCGGCGGCGACGGGACACTGCTGCGCGGCGCCGCGTTCGCCCGCGCCTCGGGCGTGCCGATGCTCGGCGTCAACCTGGGCCGGGTCGGCTTCCTCGCGGAGGCGGAGCGCGACGATCTGGACAAGGTCGTCGACCGGGTGGTGACCCGCGCGTACGAGGTCGAGGAACGGATGACCATCGACGTCCTCGTGCACAGCAACGGCGACGTCGTGCACCGGGACTGGGCGCTCAACGAGGCGGCCGTGCAGAAGGTCTCGCCGGAGCGGATGCTGGAGGTCGTCCTGGAGATCGACGGGCGGCCGGTGACAGGCTTCGGCTGCGACGGCATCGTGTGCGCCACACCGACCGGTTCCACGGCGTACGCCTTCTCGGCGGGCGGCCCCGTGGTGTGGCCGGAGGTGGAGGCGCTGCTGATGGTGCCGATCAGCGCGCACGCGCTGTTCGCGAAGCCGCTGGTGACGTCGCCGAAGTCGGTTCTCGCGGTGGAGGTGCAGCCGCACACGCCGCACGGCGTGCTCTGGTGCGACGGCCGCAGGACGGTCGAGCTGCCCGCGGGCGCGAGGGTGGAGGTCCGGCGCGGTGCGGTGCCCGTACGGCTGGCACGCCTGCACCAGGCGTCCTTCACGGACCGGCTGGTGGCGAAGTTCGCCCTCCCGGTGGCGGGGTGGCGCGGGGCGCCGCACTAG
- a CDS encoding TlyA family RNA methyltransferase, with protein sequence MAGVARRRLDAELVRRSLARSREHATQLIAAGRVTVGGATATKPATQVETSAAVVVAEDGGDPDYVSRGGHKLAGALAAFVPLGLRVEGRRALDAGASTGGFTDVLLRSGARQVVAVDVGYGQLAWSLQSDERVTVKDRTNVRELTLEIIEGEPVDLIVGDLSFIPLGLVLPALVRCAAPDADLVLMVKPQFEVGKERLGSGGVVRSPELRADAVRAVARKAAELGLGTRGVTASPLPGPAGNVEYFLWLTAGAPDVDPADVDRAVAEGPR encoded by the coding sequence GTGGCAGGAGTGGCACGCCGCCGTCTCGACGCCGAGCTGGTACGCCGCAGCCTCGCGCGCTCACGCGAGCACGCGACCCAACTGATCGCCGCGGGACGGGTCACCGTCGGCGGCGCAACCGCGACCAAGCCGGCCACCCAGGTCGAGACCAGCGCCGCGGTCGTCGTCGCGGAGGACGGCGGCGACCCCGACTACGTCTCGCGCGGCGGCCACAAACTCGCGGGCGCGCTGGCCGCCTTCGTACCCCTGGGCCTGCGGGTGGAGGGGCGCAGGGCACTGGACGCGGGCGCGTCGACCGGTGGCTTCACCGACGTACTGCTGCGGTCCGGTGCCCGGCAGGTCGTCGCCGTGGACGTCGGTTACGGACAACTCGCCTGGTCTCTGCAGAGCGATGAACGCGTCACCGTCAAGGACCGTACGAACGTACGTGAGTTGACGCTGGAGATCATCGAGGGGGAGCCGGTGGACCTGATCGTGGGTGACCTGTCGTTCATCCCGCTCGGCCTGGTGCTGCCCGCGCTGGTGCGGTGCGCCGCGCCCGACGCGGACCTGGTGCTCATGGTCAAGCCGCAGTTCGAGGTGGGCAAGGAACGCCTCGGCAGCGGCGGAGTCGTGCGCAGCCCGGAGCTGCGGGCCGACGCCGTACGGGCGGTTGCGCGCAAGGCGGCGGAACTCGGCCTCGGGACACGCGGCGTGACCGCGAGCCCGCTGCCCGGACCCGCCGGGAACGTCGAATACTTCCTGTGGCTCACCGCCGGGGCGCCCGATGTCGACCCGGCCGATGTCGACCGTGCTGTGGCGGAGGGACCCCGTTGA
- a CDS encoding ABC transporter ATP-binding protein, whose translation MQRLTAESVTLGYDQRVIARDLSVEIPDNSFTVIVGPNACGKSTLLRALSRMLKPSTGRVLLDGAAIHSMPAKKVARTLGLLPQSSVAPDGITVADLVARGRYPHQALLRQWSPDDERIVEESMAATGIGELADRYVDELSGGQRQRVWIAMALAQQTPLLLLDEPTTFLDIQHQIDVLDLCADLHETQGRTLVAVLHDLNHAARYATHLIAMREGAIHAEGPPAEVVTAELVERVFGLRCQVIDDPETGTPLVVPAGRRARHTVPVGLPD comes from the coding sequence ATGCAGCGCCTCACGGCGGAATCCGTGACCCTCGGCTACGACCAGCGGGTCATCGCCCGCGATCTCTCCGTCGAGATACCCGACAACTCGTTCACCGTGATCGTCGGCCCCAACGCCTGTGGGAAATCGACCCTGTTGCGCGCACTCTCCCGGATGCTCAAGCCGTCCACGGGCCGGGTCCTGCTCGACGGCGCCGCGATCCACTCCATGCCCGCCAAGAAGGTCGCCCGGACGCTGGGGCTGCTGCCGCAGTCCTCCGTCGCGCCCGACGGCATCACGGTCGCCGACCTCGTCGCACGCGGCCGCTACCCGCACCAGGCGCTGCTGCGCCAGTGGTCCCCGGACGACGAGCGGATTGTCGAGGAGTCGATGGCGGCGACCGGCATCGGCGAGCTGGCCGATCGCTATGTCGACGAATTGTCGGGCGGGCAGCGCCAGCGGGTCTGGATCGCGATGGCGCTCGCCCAGCAGACACCGCTGCTGCTCCTGGACGAGCCCACCACGTTCCTCGACATCCAGCACCAGATCGATGTCCTCGACCTCTGCGCGGATCTGCACGAGACCCAGGGCCGTACGCTCGTCGCCGTCCTGCACGACCTCAACCACGCCGCCCGCTACGCCACCCATCTCATCGCGATGCGCGAGGGCGCGATCCACGCCGAGGGGCCGCCGGCCGAGGTCGTCACGGCGGAGCTGGTCGAGCGCGTCTTCGGGCTGCGCTGCCAGGTCATCGACGACCCGGAGACCGGCACCCCGCTGGTGGTCCCGGCGGGGCGCAGGGCGCGGCACACGGTGCCGGTGGGGCTGCCCGACTGA
- a CDS encoding SCP2 sterol-binding domain-containing protein, with product MATKEECRSALDKLSDNMARADDGIRGAAGFDRSLSCHITDLDTTFTGRFDDGRIEVLDTHEGPPREKAQIRLAMTGDDLVSMVDGELHFAKAWGSGRVKLEAGFRDLLRLRSLL from the coding sequence ATGGCGACGAAGGAGGAGTGCCGCAGCGCACTCGACAAGCTCTCGGACAACATGGCGCGGGCGGACGACGGGATCCGCGGGGCGGCCGGTTTCGACCGCTCGCTGAGCTGCCACATAACGGACCTCGACACGACCTTCACCGGCCGCTTCGACGACGGCCGGATCGAGGTGCTGGACACCCATGAGGGCCCGCCGCGTGAGAAGGCCCAGATCAGACTGGCCATGACGGGCGACGATCTGGTGTCGATGGTCGACGGCGAGCTGCACTTCGCCAAGGCGTGGGGTTCGGGGCGGGTCAAGCTCGAAGCGGGCTTCCGCGATCTGCTGCGGCTGCGCTCGCTGCTCTGA
- a CDS encoding DUF1015 domain-containing protein, producing the protein MKTTRPATKGLRLIPFRGLRYVPERVGSLAAVTSPPYDVVVRPDGLHHLESADPHNIVRLILPQAATAADRHRQAASTLRRWLTEGVLAPDPEPALYVYEQRRGDLLQRGIIGALALSAPAEGVVLPHEDVMPDIVEDRAALMRATATNLEPLLLTYRGEDGPAEPTIGTTAVVERTALREPLLSTTTEDGFCHRLWSVTDPAELAEIESDLADRQALIADGHHRWATYLRLREEHPASDAGPWAYGLVLLVDTARHPLQVRAIHRLLHGLPVADALAALEAVPGSFRVRTLEGTLPEAVKALSDAVNSEAGEGTGAGANNAFLLAGDGRFHLIDRPDAALLARTVPADRPAEWRALDATVLHSTLLDHIWKIPDAPEHISYIHDTEAVVEQAERHGSTAVLLHPVREEVVRELARQAVTMPRKSTSFGPKPATGLVLRSLADG; encoded by the coding sequence ATGAAGACCACACGGCCGGCTACGAAGGGCCTCCGCCTGATCCCGTTCCGCGGACTGCGCTACGTCCCCGAGCGGGTCGGCAGCCTCGCCGCCGTGACCTCGCCGCCGTACGACGTCGTCGTACGGCCCGACGGACTGCACCACCTGGAGTCGGCCGACCCGCACAACATCGTCCGGCTGATCCTGCCCCAGGCCGCGACGGCCGCCGACCGGCACCGCCAGGCGGCGAGCACGCTCCGGCGCTGGCTCACGGAGGGTGTCCTCGCGCCTGACCCCGAACCGGCGTTGTACGTGTACGAGCAGCGCCGCGGCGATCTGCTCCAGCGCGGCATCATCGGGGCACTGGCCCTGTCCGCGCCCGCCGAGGGTGTCGTCCTGCCGCACGAGGACGTGATGCCGGACATCGTCGAGGACCGCGCGGCCCTGATGCGGGCGACCGCCACCAACCTGGAACCGCTGCTGCTCACTTACCGGGGGGAGGACGGCCCGGCGGAGCCCACGATCGGCACGACCGCGGTCGTCGAACGCACCGCCCTGCGCGAGCCCCTGCTGTCGACCACGACGGAGGACGGCTTCTGCCACCGGCTCTGGTCGGTCACCGACCCCGCCGAACTGGCCGAGATCGAGAGCGACCTCGCCGACCGCCAGGCCCTCATCGCCGACGGCCACCACCGGTGGGCGACCTATCTGCGGCTGCGTGAGGAACACCCGGCGTCCGACGCCGGACCGTGGGCCTACGGCCTGGTGCTGCTGGTCGACACCGCGCGCCACCCGCTCCAGGTCCGCGCGATCCACCGGCTCCTGCACGGGCTGCCGGTCGCGGACGCGCTGGCAGCCCTGGAGGCGGTGCCGGGCTCCTTCCGGGTCCGTACGCTCGAAGGCACGCTGCCGGAAGCGGTCAAGGCACTGTCCGACGCGGTGAATTCCGAAGCGGGCGAAGGTACCGGCGCCGGTGCCAACAACGCGTTCCTGCTGGCCGGGGACGGCCGCTTCCACCTGATCGACCGCCCCGACGCGGCGCTCCTCGCCCGTACGGTGCCGGCCGACCGCCCGGCGGAGTGGCGCGCCCTCGACGCGACCGTGCTCCACTCCACGCTGCTCGACCACATCTGGAAGATCCCGGACGCCCCGGAGCACATCTCGTACATCCACGACACGGAAGCCGTGGTCGAACAGGCGGAACGCCACGGCAGTACGGCGGTCCTGCTGCACCCGGTACGCGAAGAGGTCGTACGGGAGCTGGCACGCCAGGCCGTCACGATGCCGCGCAAGTCGACGTCGTTCGGCCCGAAGCCGGCCACGGGCCTGGTGCTGCGGAGCCTCGCGGACGGCTGA
- a CDS encoding tetratricopeptide repeat protein, giving the protein MSLPKTLADDVAKNLVMVANLIDEDPDQAYAYSRVALRLASRVAAVREAAGFAAYATQKYGEALAEFRAARRMTGNVDLWPVMADCERGLGRPERAMTMAGEPEVLKLDKAGQVEMRLVAAGARRDMGQIDAAIVTLQGPELGSNSVQPWTVRLRYAYADALLSAGREDEAREWFAKALEADKDGATDASDRLAALDGVQFVDVDEDQDDDVSDGEPKHGPESESGNDKS; this is encoded by the coding sequence ATGAGCCTGCCCAAGACGCTTGCCGATGACGTCGCCAAGAACCTCGTCATGGTCGCCAACCTCATCGATGAGGACCCCGACCAGGCTTACGCCTACTCCCGCGTTGCGCTGCGGCTCGCCTCCAGGGTCGCCGCCGTGCGTGAAGCGGCCGGCTTCGCCGCGTACGCGACGCAGAAGTACGGCGAAGCGCTCGCCGAGTTCAGGGCGGCGCGACGCATGACGGGCAACGTCGACCTGTGGCCCGTGATGGCCGACTGCGAGCGTGGACTGGGACGTCCCGAGCGGGCCATGACCATGGCCGGTGAGCCCGAGGTCCTGAAGCTCGACAAGGCGGGCCAGGTCGAGATGCGGCTGGTAGCCGCCGGTGCGCGCCGGGACATGGGGCAGATCGACGCCGCCATCGTGACCTTGCAGGGGCCGGAGCTGGGCTCCAACTCCGTACAGCCGTGGACCGTGCGGCTGCGTTACGCGTACGCCGACGCGCTGCTGTCGGCCGGGCGCGAGGACGAGGCGCGCGAATGGTTCGCCAAGGCCCTTGAGGCCGACAAGGACGGCGCGACGGACGCGTCGGACCGTCTCGCGGCCCTGGACGGCGTCCAGTTCGTGGACGTGGACGAAGACCAGGACGACGACGTCTCGGACGGAGAGCCGAAGCACGGGCCGGAGTCGGAGTCGGGTAACGACAAGTCCTGA
- a CDS encoding HAD hydrolase-like protein — protein MSQRSRTRPDGSATALDKAYDTALLDLDGVVYAGGEAIEYAVDSLVAARDGGMRLAYVTNNALRTPDAVAAHLTELGVPAEPAEVITSAQAVARLIAEHVPAGARVLVIGGEGLRVALRERGLEPVESADDDPAAVAQGYGGPDLPWGRFAEAGYAIARGVPWFASNTDLTIPSARGIAPGNGAAVEVVRIATGAEPRVAGKPLPPMHRETVLRTGAKRPIVVGDRLDTDIEGAFNGDVDSLLVLTGVTDGAQLLAAEPKHRPTYVDADLRGLLTGQPEVEARDGAFGCGGWTASVRNDALVLDGDGGALDGLRALCASAWTHAGDGACALDSGKVLAKLGL, from the coding sequence ATGAGTCAGCGGAGCAGAACCAGGCCCGACGGCAGTGCGACGGCGCTCGACAAGGCGTACGACACGGCTCTGCTGGATCTCGACGGGGTTGTGTACGCGGGCGGCGAGGCCATCGAGTACGCCGTCGACTCGCTCGTCGCGGCCCGGGACGGCGGGATGCGTCTCGCGTACGTCACCAACAACGCGCTGCGGACGCCGGACGCCGTCGCCGCGCATCTGACGGAGCTGGGGGTGCCGGCCGAGCCCGCCGAAGTGATCACGTCGGCGCAGGCGGTGGCGCGGCTGATCGCCGAGCATGTCCCGGCGGGTGCGCGGGTGCTGGTGATCGGCGGCGAGGGGCTGCGGGTCGCCTTGCGGGAGCGGGGACTTGAGCCGGTGGAGTCGGCCGACGACGACCCGGCGGCCGTGGCGCAGGGCTACGGGGGGCCGGACCTGCCGTGGGGGCGGTTCGCCGAGGCCGGGTACGCGATCGCGCGTGGTGTGCCGTGGTTCGCGTCCAACACCGATCTGACCATTCCGAGCGCTCGTGGGATCGCGCCGGGGAACGGGGCGGCCGTCGAGGTCGTACGGATCGCCACCGGCGCCGAACCACGGGTCGCGGGCAAGCCGTTGCCGCCGATGCACCGGGAGACGGTGCTGCGTACGGGGGCGAAGCGGCCGATCGTCGTGGGGGACCGGCTGGACACCGACATCGAGGGCGCGTTCAACGGTGATGTGGACTCGCTGCTGGTGCTGACCGGGGTGACGGACGGGGCGCAGCTGCTGGCCGCCGAGCCGAAGCACCGGCCGACGTATGTGGACGCGGATCTGCGGGGGTTGCTGACCGGGCAGCCCGAAGTCGAGGCCAGGGACGGCGCGTTCGGGTGCGGGGGCTGGACGGCTTCCGTACGGAACGACGCCCTGGTCCTCGACGGGGACGGCGGGGCGCTGGACGGCCTGCGGGCGCTGTGCGCCTCGGCCTGGACGCACGCGGGGGACGGGGCGTGCGCCCTGGACTCGGGCAAGGTGCTGGCGAAGCTGGGACTCTGA
- a CDS encoding siderophore-interacting protein, with translation MSDDPFQFFTLRVLRTTRPTPSFVRVTLGGDDIARFSSAGRDQRVKLFLPRPGQDAPVLPGPDDGHWWPAWRAMDPDVRGVMRTYTVRELRRDPQELDIDFAVHELLPGSGEGPATRWALKAAPGDPIGILAPLHEENGGYDFRPPDGTDWLLLTGDESALPAVAGILESLPPGTPARVWIALHRAADRCELATKADAHVTWLVREESAPATDDAIRAADDLPDGTPYAWIAGESATVRAVRRHLVGERGFDRRAVKFSGYWRRGTSEDDLLRTGEDA, from the coding sequence ATGTCTGACGACCCGTTCCAGTTCTTCACCCTGCGCGTGCTGCGTACGACGCGCCCCACCCCCTCGTTCGTCCGCGTCACCCTCGGCGGCGACGACATCGCACGCTTCTCGTCGGCCGGGCGGGACCAGCGCGTGAAGCTGTTCCTGCCGAGGCCGGGACAGGACGCCCCCGTCCTGCCGGGCCCGGACGACGGGCACTGGTGGCCAGCGTGGCGCGCCATGGACCCGGACGTACGCGGCGTCATGCGCACCTACACGGTGCGCGAACTGCGCCGCGACCCGCAGGAGTTGGACATCGACTTCGCTGTCCACGAACTGCTGCCGGGATCCGGCGAGGGCCCGGCCACCCGGTGGGCGCTGAAGGCCGCGCCCGGCGACCCGATCGGAATCCTCGCCCCGCTCCACGAGGAGAACGGGGGGTACGACTTCCGGCCGCCGGACGGCACCGACTGGCTCCTGCTGACCGGCGACGAATCCGCGCTCCCGGCGGTCGCCGGCATCCTGGAGTCCCTGCCGCCCGGCACCCCCGCCCGGGTCTGGATCGCTCTCCACCGGGCCGCCGACCGGTGCGAACTGGCCACCAAGGCCGACGCGCACGTCACCTGGCTCGTACGGGAGGAGTCGGCGCCCGCCACCGACGACGCGATCCGCGCGGCGGACGATCTGCCGGACGGCACACCGTACGCCTGGATCGCGGGCGAGTCGGCGACCGTCAGGGCGGTCCGCAGACACCTCGTCGGCGAACGCGGCTTCGACCGCCGAGCGGTGAAGTTCAGCGGCTACTGGCGTCGCGGAACCTCCGAGGACGACCTGCTGCGCACGGGCGAGGACGCGTAG
- a CDS encoding FecCD family ABC transporter permease: MLVDSPPESEQSAQPLPLTVTRKRRTLRAAGLLVSVGVLLLVCAAGIAVGAKSIPLSDVWHGLFHNSGTGNDVIVVDVRLPRTVLGLLVGAALGLAGAVMQALTRNPLAEPGLLGVNAGAAAAVVSAISFFGVTSITGYVWFAFAGAAIVSVLVYALGGSRSATPVRLALAGTAATAALFGYVNAVQLLDSAALDRLRFWTVGSLASADMSTVGKVWPFIAVGIVLALLIARPLNALEMGDDTARSLGANLTRTRVLAMVCVTLLCGGATAACGPIVFVGLMVPHLVRAITGPDMRWILPYAAVLSPVLLLGADVVGRVVARPAEVQVGIVTAIIGGPVFIQLVRRKRMAQL; this comes from the coding sequence GTGTTGGTCGACAGTCCCCCCGAATCCGAACAGAGCGCGCAGCCGCTGCCGCTCACCGTCACCCGCAAGCGCCGTACGCTGCGCGCCGCCGGGCTGCTGGTGTCCGTCGGCGTCCTGCTGCTGGTCTGCGCCGCCGGTATCGCCGTCGGCGCGAAGTCGATACCGCTCAGCGACGTATGGCACGGCCTGTTCCACAACTCCGGCACCGGCAACGACGTGATCGTCGTCGACGTCCGGCTGCCCCGGACGGTGCTCGGGCTGCTCGTCGGCGCCGCGCTCGGGCTGGCCGGTGCGGTGATGCAGGCGCTGACCCGCAACCCCCTCGCCGAACCGGGGCTGTTGGGCGTCAACGCCGGAGCCGCCGCCGCGGTGGTCTCGGCCATCAGCTTCTTCGGTGTCACGTCCATCACCGGCTATGTGTGGTTCGCCTTCGCCGGCGCGGCGATCGTCTCCGTTCTCGTGTACGCGCTCGGCGGCAGCCGCAGCGCGACACCCGTACGGCTCGCCCTCGCCGGAACCGCGGCCACGGCGGCGCTCTTCGGCTATGTCAACGCCGTTCAGCTGCTGGACTCGGCGGCGCTCGACCGGCTGCGCTTCTGGACCGTGGGATCCCTCGCGTCGGCCGACATGTCGACAGTCGGCAAGGTGTGGCCGTTCATCGCCGTCGGCATCGTCCTCGCGCTGCTGATCGCCAGGCCGCTCAACGCGCTGGAGATGGGCGACGACACCGCCAGATCGCTCGGCGCCAATCTGACCCGAACACGCGTCCTCGCCATGGTCTGCGTCACACTGCTGTGCGGCGGGGCGACCGCCGCCTGCGGGCCGATCGTCTTCGTCGGGCTGATGGTGCCGCATCTCGTAAGGGCCATCACCGGGCCGGACATGCGGTGGATCCTGCCGTACGCCGCCGTGCTCTCGCCCGTCCTGCTGCTGGGCGCCGACGTGGTCGGACGCGTCGTCGCGCGGCCCGCGGAGGTGCAGGTCGGCATCGTCACCGCGATCATCGGCGGGCCCGTCTTCATCCAGCTCGTACGTCGCAAGAGGATGGCCCAGCTGTGA
- the recN gene encoding DNA repair protein RecN gives MRIRSLGVIDDAVVELSPGFTAVTGETGAGKTMVVTSLGLLLGGRADAALVRIGAKAAVVEGRLTMSADAPAALRAEEAGAELDDGALLVSRTVSAEGRSRAHIGGRSVPVGVLAELADDLVAVHGQTDQQGLLRPARQRQALDRYAGDAVAAPLAKYSDAYRRLRTVAAELAELTTRARERAQEADLLRFGLNEIAAVEPLSGEDTELAAEAERLGHAEALASAASVAHAALVGQPEDPAEGGDATTLVGGAGRALEAVRSHDPALAALSDRMGEIAILLADVAGELAGYADNLDSDPLRLAVVEERRAALTGLTRKYGEDIAGVLAWAQENAARLTELEGDDDRIGELTAEHATLLSELSGLAQALTDARTEAAARFAEAVTAELASLAMPHARVSFAVSQTEDPDGVEVDGRPVAYGSSGADEVELLLAPHPGAQPRPIAKGASGGELSRVMLAVEVVFAGSDPVPTYLFDEVDAGVGGKAAVEVGRRLAKLAKSAQVVVVTHLPQVAAFADRQLLVEKTNDGSVTRSGVTVLEGEDRVRELSRMLAGQEDSETARAHAEELLATARADA, from the coding sequence ATGCGGATACGGTCGCTCGGGGTCATCGACGACGCGGTGGTCGAGCTGTCACCGGGCTTCACCGCGGTGACCGGCGAGACAGGCGCGGGCAAGACCATGGTCGTCACGAGCCTTGGGCTGCTGCTCGGCGGTCGCGCCGACGCCGCCCTTGTGCGGATCGGTGCCAAGGCCGCGGTGGTCGAGGGGCGGCTCACCATGTCCGCCGACGCCCCGGCGGCCCTGCGCGCCGAGGAGGCGGGGGCGGAGCTCGACGACGGCGCGCTGCTGGTCAGCAGGACCGTCTCGGCCGAGGGGCGCTCGCGCGCCCATATCGGCGGGCGTTCCGTGCCGGTGGGGGTGCTGGCCGAGCTGGCGGACGACCTCGTCGCCGTACACGGCCAGACCGATCAGCAGGGGCTGCTGCGGCCCGCCCGGCAGCGGCAGGCGCTCGACCGGTACGCGGGGGACGCGGTCGCCGCGCCGCTCGCCAAGTACTCGGACGCCTACCGCCGGTTGAGGACCGTCGCCGCCGAACTGGCGGAGCTGACCACCCGTGCCCGCGAACGCGCGCAGGAGGCCGACCTGTTGCGCTTCGGCCTGAACGAGATCGCCGCCGTCGAGCCCCTTTCCGGGGAGGACACCGAGCTGGCCGCCGAGGCCGAACGGCTGGGCCACGCCGAGGCGTTGGCGTCCGCGGCGTCCGTCGCGCACGCGGCGCTCGTCGGCCAGCCCGAGGACCCCGCTGAAGGCGGCGACGCGACGACGCTCGTCGGCGGCGCGGGACGGGCCCTGGAGGCCGTACGGTCCCACGACCCCGCCCTGGCCGCGCTCTCCGACCGGATGGGCGAGATCGCGATCCTGCTGGCGGACGTGGCCGGTGAACTCGCCGGTTACGCGGACAATCTGGACTCCGACCCGCTGCGGCTCGCGGTGGTCGAGGAGCGCCGGGCCGCGCTCACCGGGCTGACGCGCAAGTACGGCGAGGACATCGCCGGCGTGCTGGCCTGGGCCCAGGAGAACGCGGCACGGCTGACCGAACTCGAAGGCGACGACGACCGGATCGGCGAGCTGACGGCCGAGCACGCCACCCTGTTGAGTGAACTGTCCGGTCTGGCACAGGCGTTGACCGACGCCCGTACGGAGGCGGCGGCCCGCTTCGCGGAAGCCGTCACCGCCGAACTCGCCTCCCTCGCGATGCCGCACGCACGCGTCTCGTTCGCCGTGAGCCAGACCGAGGACCCGGATGGCGTCGAGGTCGACGGCCGCCCGGTGGCGTACGGCTCGTCCGGCGCGGACGAGGTCGAACTGCTGCTGGCCCCGCACCCGGGCGCCCAGCCGCGGCCGATCGCCAAGGGCGCGTCCGGCGGTGAACTCTCGCGCGTGATGCTCGCGGTCGAGGTGGTCTTCGCCGGGTCCGATCCGGTGCCGACATATCTCTTCGACGAGGTGGACGCGGGCGTCGGCGGCAAGGCAGCGGTCGAGGTCGGCCGGCGGCTCGCGAAGCTCGCCAAGTCCGCGCAGGTGGTGGTCGTGACGCATCTGCCGCAGGTCGCGGCCTTCGCCGACCGGCAGCTGCTGGTGGAGAAGACCAACGACGGCTCGGTGACCCGGTCCGGTGTCACGGTCCTCGAAGGCGAGGACCGGGTACGGGAGTTGTCCCGGATGCTGGCGGGCCAGGAGGACTCGGAGACGGCCCGCGCCCACGCGGAGGAACTGCTGGCGACGGCCCGCGCGGACGCGTAG